The segment CTGAAATAAATGTATAAGAAAATACTGATTCTTTTTGCTGTTACCCTGTTTCTAACCTCCTGCGGAAGCAAAAGGGAAAGTCTGGAAATTGAAGATGCCGCGACTTCCAAAGTAATTGCAAGCCACTACAGCAACGAACCCGATTTTAAAACCATGAGCAGCAGGATGAGATTAAATTATCAGGATGCTGAAAGATCTCAGGCCGTAACGGTAAGCTTTAGAATGCAAAAGGATGAGACGATATGGATGAGTGCCCAGGTTCTTGGAATTCCTTTGGCGAAAGCTCTCATCACAAGAGACAGGGTGAGTTATTTTGAAAAAATTGGAAAAACTTATTTCGATGGAAATTATAGACTCCTTAGTGAATGGGTGGGAACTCCTCTTGACTTTGAAAAGCTTCAAAACCTTTTGATGGGCCAGGCCATTTACGATCTAAGGGAGGACAGATATGTACTGGCAGAATCTTCCCGCGGATATCAATTAGTACCTGCAAATGCTGCAGGAGAAGCCATTAAAAAAATGTTCCTTATCGACCCGCAGAACTTTAAAGCTTCGGCCCAGCAATTGGGCCAGGAAAGAGAAAACAGAAATGTTACTGTCACCTATCCCAAGTATCAAAATGTAAGCGGAAGACTTATTCCGGAGGAGATTAAGATTGTTGCGAACGAAGGTGGTACAGGTACAAACATTGACATCTCCTTTAAATCGGTGAGCTTTAATGAGGATGTAAGCTTTCCGTTTGAAATTCCTTCTGGTTATGATGAAATCGTAATTGAATAATGAGAATACCACAAATCTTAAAAACTGTTTTTGTACTTCTGATCTTTGCTGCGCCTGCATTTCAGCTTCAGGCTCAGAATACCCGGGAAGACCTTGAACAAAGAAGACTCGAACTTCGGGAAGAGATCAAGAAGATCAATTCGCTCCGCAGTTCGAATAAACAGCGTGAGAAATCGGTCCTTACCCAGGTGGAGGATCTTGACAGGCAAATTCGTACTACCGAGAACCTTATTAAAGTAACCAATCAGCAAGCCAATCTTCTTACCAGGGATATCAATTCGAATACCAATAAAATTCAGTCCTTGCGAAAGGAACTTGAAAAACTTAAAGAGGATTACGGCCAGATGATTGGCAAATCTTATAAAAGTAAGTCCCAACAAAGCAGGATCATGTTCCTGTTGTCGTCTCAGAGCTTTTTACAGGCATACAAACGACTTCAATACATGAAACAGTATGCCAACTATAGAAAGACACAGGGAGAAGAGATAAAACTGCGTACAGAAGAATTGCAGACGCTAAATAGTAACCTCATTAGTCAAAAGAAACAAAAGGACCAGCTTATTGCTGAAAACAGGCAAACCAGGGCACAACTGGAGAAGAACAGGCAGTCCCAGCAGGTACTGGTTAAGAGCATCAGGCAGAAAGAGGGGGAATTTGCGGCACAAATTAACAAGAAGCAACAGGAACTTAGCGCTATAGATAAAAAGATAGATGAAATCATTAGAGCATCTATTGCGCGGGATAACAAGGAAAGCGGTTCCAGTTCCCGTGATGTTTATGAATTAACCCCAGAGGCAAAAGCTCTGGCAGCAAATTTTGCCAGTAATAAAGGAAAGTTACCATGGCTAGGTCCGTTCAGGAGTGGTCGTTAGGCGATATGGATCCCAACCACATCCTGTTGTTAAGACGGTTACTGTAGAAAGTAACGGGGTGCATATTGAAACCGAAAAAGGGAGCAACGCCCGTGCAGTATTTGGAGGAACAGTAAGTGAAGTACAGGCTGTTCCCGGAGCTAACAAGGCTGTTATGGTAAGACACGGAGATTATATCACAATCTATAACAATCTTGGGAAAGTATTCGTAAAACGTGGGGACGTAGTTTCTTTAGGTCAGGACCTGGGCGAAGTGGCTACTAATAGTAGTTCGG is part of the Antarcticibacterium sp. 1MA-6-2 genome and harbors:
- a CDS encoding DUF4292 domain-containing protein, with protein sequence MYKKILILFAVTLFLTSCGSKRESLEIEDAATSKVIASHYSNEPDFKTMSSRMRLNYQDAERSQAVTVSFRMQKDETIWMSAQVLGIPLAKALITRDRVSYFEKIGKTYFDGNYRLLSEWVGTPLDFEKLQNLLMGQAIYDLREDRYVLAESSRGYQLVPANAAGEAIKKMFLIDPQNFKASAQQLGQERENRNVTVTYPKYQNVSGRLIPEEIKIVANEGGTGTNIDISFKSVSFNEDVSFPFEIPSGYDEIVIE
- a CDS encoding peptidoglycan DD-metalloendopeptidase family protein yields the protein MVVRRYGSQPHPVVKTVTVESNGVHIETEKGSNARAVFGGTVSEVQAVPGANKAVMVRHGDYITIYNNLGKVFVKRGDVVSLGQDLGEVATNSSSGKTTLYFLVYKNMDKMDPADWILRM